GAAAACCAGTCTTTACCAAGAATGAGCCTCCTAATTGGTTGCCAATGCCAGTGGTCACCCCTAAAAACAACACTAGATTAAGAGGTTTTATTTAAATGCGTAGTCATATATGTATTTAACGAGTATAATTcaggaaaaagaggccatgaatttgagagggagttgaGAGGGAGTCTGGGGATGACATGGGAGAGGCTgacaaggagagaaggaagaaggaatgatGTAAATACAGAACACATatgaagtttaaatttttatttaaaaaataaaaataaatttttgaattaaaaaattaatccAATTCAATGGCTAAGCTCTGGTGAACGGTCTCTGGCTTTCTCATTTTATCAGGTCCTAGCAAAATCCACAGATGTAGTGATGGGGAGTTAGCCAGTGCACAGATGGCCGGAGACCCAGAAAAATCCACAGATGTAGTGATGGGGAGTTAGCCAGTGCACAGAAGGCCGGAGACCCAGAAAAATCCACAGATGTAGTGATGGGGAGTTAGCCAGTGCACAGATGGTGGAGACCCAGCAAAATCCACAGATGGCCAGACCCTAGCAAAATCCACAGATGTAGTGATGGGGAGTTAGCCAGTGCACAGATGATCACAACTGTCCTTTGACCTACTTACTCATTTCTATATCTTTAATTGAGGTTGGGATGTTGGAGTGAAAATGAAAAGACACTGAGATGTGCTACCAGCTGGGACTCTACTAGCGCTTAAGGTCTGACTAAAGACTATCCACCTGCCACAGAAAATcagtcctctccctctcttcctccctccctccttccctccctccctcccttcccccctctctctctctttctctctctctccctccctctcttcctccctccctccctgtcttcctgccttccccttccctttctcctctgctcctcctccactcccaaACACACACCCTTCATATCTATCCCACTAATTTCCAAAAGGTCACATCTAAGACATTTAACTAGAAACTAAGCTACGTCCCACAGTATCCTAGCATCCCTGTTTCCAAATCTCCCATTTAGAACCAACCAGCAAAACTATCAGGTCTAAGTTAtagatttcaaaaaaaattttaaatcctaGAACCAGTGGCTCAAACTTCAGAGGTCAAAAGAGACTCATAACAGTTTGGAGAATGGTGGGGAGAGGCACAGTCACTGGGACAGGACCAAAGCATGGCAATCAGTACGGACAAAAACAACGGTTTCCCCCTCCCAGTTTTCCAACCCTTTCTTCACCCCTAGTAAAGGCAACAGACTCCGAGAGGCCTGAGGTATGACAATTTTATTATTCTGTAGACATGTCCAGGGGCCCAGCAACGGGCCAGAAGCTCTGCTACTCCTTGTGGCTGTCTGCATGGGCTGCCACGCCCACCTTCACCAAGAGCACAAGGTACTCCTCGAAGTTTATTGCGTTGTCCTGATTGATGTCCAACTCTTTGAACACAGTTTCAACATTCTTCTTCTGTCAACagtgagagagaaaggcagaccGTAAAGATTTTAGGGAAAACTCAGCAATGGCTATCTGTAGATGAGCACTGGCTACCATCTGTAGAAAGCAGCACGGAGGAACAGCCACCCCAGCATCCTCAGAGAACCCCAAGAATGCAGCACCTCCTCACCTGTATGTACTGAGGACATTCAGTTGTGACGAGTTTCTTAAAGTCGTCCTTGTAGAGGGCGTGTTTGTTCCCTTTCAGCAAGGAGTACTTGTGGTAGACTTCAACCATGTTTTCCAAGGACTTCTCCAGTTCAGACAGCATGATCGCTGAAGATTTGCTCACCTGAAAGGAAGAGCCCCAAGGGATGAGCGCTGCAGTTACTCAAGGCGGAGTGAGGACTGAGTGGATGGTCACAAGGTTGGTGACCCAAAAAGTAGCTTTGGCCTGGCCTGTGCCGCCCAGATTACTAAAGCTGgaaaatgtctctctctctttgatgaCAAGGGATAGGATGGAGCAATGGAGGGgcttcagtacacacacacacacacacacacacacacacacacacacaaatttagcAAATGCCCCACCAAACATTCCCTGCCCTCTTCTAGACACTGCTAGAAGGCTCCACTTCTTCCTCACCCTCATTCCCCTTCCTTCATCCTCAAGCGTCTGATCTGTGCTGCAGACTTTCCCAAGCTTCCTCATCCTCTCAGAGGATACTCCATCCCCCAGCCCTCCCTAAGGGAAGCCTGCTGTGTGAGATAGACTCCCACAGCTCTGCTTACCCGATGTCCCTGAGACAGAGCTGGCGGAGGAGGACTCGTGAAGCTAAGTGTCCGCTGCTTTTATAGCAGAAAGCTTGGCCAGCTGCCCACAGCCTCGGGCTATGGAGACAGCACTCTTCCCTTCCAGAGTTGCCACAGCCTCGGTTTCCCAACCGGGCCCATGTGTCAATCACTGAGCACAGTAGGCATCTGAGTCTGAGGAAGTGGGAGTGTTGGGACAGAGAAGACATTTAGCAGACAGGAGTGCCCAGCAGGAAGAACCAAGATGGGACATAGCAATGAGTCCTTTTACGGGCTCCTGGCAGCCCATCCCCACGTTCAGACTGATTCCCAGTCTTCGCCCTCTGCTCTGTTGCCATGGCTGATCCGTTACCTTTGTGTCCGGTCTACCATCTCTG
The nucleotide sequence above comes from Microtus pennsylvanicus isolate mMicPen1 chromosome 7, mMicPen1.hap1, whole genome shotgun sequence. Encoded proteins:
- the LOC142853948 gene encoding protein S100-A8-like isoform X1, which produces MRKLGKVCSTDQTLEDEGRGMRVSKSSAIMLSELEKSLENMVEVYHKYSLLKGNKHALYKDDFKKLVTTECPQYIQKKNVETVFKELDINQDNAINFEEYLVLLVKVGVAAHADSHKE
- the LOC142853948 gene encoding protein S100-A8-like isoform X2; this encodes MLSELEKSLENMVEVYHKYSLLKGNKHALYKDDFKKLVTTECPQYIQKKNVETVFKELDINQDNAINFEEYLVLLVKVGVAAHADSHKE